Below is a window of Candidatus Margulisiibacteriota bacterium DNA.
TTATTCGCTAGTTCAGTCGCTACCTTGAGCGCTTTCTTCAGTGCCGCTTCTGGATCGGCTGGATTACTAACCGCAAAGCGCCAGGCATCAGACCGGGGAACCCCCTCAGCCTGATATTTATTCACCAAGTCAGTCGCTGCTTTGAGCGCTTTCTTCAGTGCCGCTTCTGGATCGGCTGGATTACTAACCGCAAAGCGCCAGGCATCAGACCGGGGAACCCCTTGAGCTTGATATTTATTGAAGAGATAATCAATATAACCAGCTGGCATTAGTCTTTTTACCATTGTTGGAATTTGTTTAGGGGAAAATTTAGCAGTTAGATATTCTTCCACGGTTTTCATCAGCATAAGGGTTAGCCTTTCCGCGCCAACTTCCCTGGAACGGATTAAGAGCTGGTCGGCATCACTGGGTAAAAGCATCCCCCAGGCAACCAGGCGGCTTAATTTGGCCTCGTTACTCCTGACCAATGCTTCAGCCGCCAAGGGAATAGTAGTTCCTGATTCGATATCAGGCAGAGAAAAACCGCTGAAATGCCAATGCCTCGTTATCTCCCCGGATAAATATTCAAAATAATTTATTTCTATTTGAGACAATGAACCGCATCTGCCTCGAGGAAGTTCCGTTGGCTGAAAAGAATAATCAGGAGTAGTAAAAGGATATTCTGTCGGCTGAAGCGGCCCCTCTTTTTGAATGATCGGTTGCGAGTATGCCGGCGCCACCTTAGTAATAGGAGAAGCGTCAACGATCTCCAATCCTTTCACTTGAGCAACTACATTTTGCTGGCCGTTGAATTCGCTTATGATCATCTCCCTGATCGGTTTGTGTGGCGAATTCGCGGCAATAAGAAACTCAAGGTTTCTTCCCCCAACCTGGCCGATAGCCAAGACAACAACTGTCGGAGTTTTTTTCAAGCAGTCAATCGCCATTGCGGTTATTGTTCCATTGGTGTTCAAGCCGTTGAAATGATGGCCTGGAAAAGTGAATTGACGGTAAGCCTGGAGCAAGCTCACGGTTTTCGCAGAAACCTTCCCGGCGCATGGGAATACACCTATTTTATTGATCGCAACCATTACTAATATATATCGCCTAAAAAAGAGAGAAATTTCAAAATTTGTGGAAATAGAGCCGATGAAAAAATCGTTTTCTGAAGCCTGAAAATGACATTCTCGGTTCCTCGCCGTTTGGAAACCGCGACGTTTAGTCGCCGGTTTCCAAAATATATCATTTTTTTATAAACACTTTTTCAAGATGGAGGAACATCCCGGCCGGACCGGGCTTGGACAACCCGCCGACCCGGGTGTTAACGCCGGAAACCGACTTCGGATACCAGAGAAAAATATACGGCTGGTCGTCAGCGATCAGTTTCCAGATCCGGGCATAGATCCGCTTCCGCCCACCCCGGTCGATCGTCGTCCTCCCCTCCTCCAAAAGCCGGTCAACCTCGGGGTTCTTATATTTGACGAAGTTAAACCCTTTGGGATACTGGCTCGAATGCCAAATCGAATAAGCGTCGGGATCAAGGCCGAGCGACCACCCCATGATCAGTGCCTCAAAATCTTTCGGGTCTTTCGGCGCGTTAACTATTTTGAGAATAGAGGACCATTCCATCACCCGAACCTTAACTTTGACCCCCACCTTCTTATACTGCTGCTGGAGGATGACGGCCGCCTTTTCCCGCTCTTTGTTCCCCTGGTTGACCAGGATGGTGAATTCGAGGTTCTCCGCTCCCGCCTCTTTCAATAATTGCCGCGCTTTATCTTGGTTGTACGGATATTTAGCTACCTCGCCGGAGTAAGCCCAGGAGATCGGCGCGGAAGGGGCATAAGCTGGTGTCGCTAGACCCCGAAAGATCAGGCCGACGAGTTGTTTCCGGTCTGTAGCGTAAGCCAGCGCCTGCCCGACCCTCCGGTCGGTAAATTTAGGATTGGCCAGGTTCAACCCGAGATAGACATAGAGCAAAACATCGGACTCGTAAACGCCTATCCCTTTGACGCTCTTCATTCTGGTGTAATCTTTTGGCGGGATCCCCGCCTCATCGATCTCCCCCGCCTCCAGGGCGACCAGGGCGGTGTTATCATCCGGGATAATCTTATAAACGATCTGTTTAAGCAAAGGTTTCCCCAGGTAATAATCGGGATTGCGGCGGACGGTAATGTGGTCGCCGGTCTGCCACTCCTGGAAGATAAAGGGTCCGGTCCCGACCGGCCGGCGGTTGAACTTGGCCGTGTTGATATCCTCACCTTGCAGCAGATGTTTAGGGATAACGCTCATCGCCGCGTGGGTCAGGAAAGGGGCGAACGGCTTAGGCAGAACAGCCTGCACGGTATACTTGTTAACCGCCCGGAAAACGATCGGCCGACCGTCAATAATATAATCGCTCCGGCGGACCGAATTCACTTTGGGGTTGAGGATCGAGTTGAAAGTAAAGACCACGTCATCGGCCGTGAACGGGACGCCATCGTGCCAGAGAACATCGCGGCGTAATTTGAAAGTCCAGGTCCGGCCATCGCGGGAAACCTGCCAGCTGGCCGCCAGGTCGGGAACGGGTTCAAGATTCTCGTTGAAGCTGATCAGCCCGGAAAAAATAGCGCTTTCCACCGCGGAGGAGACATTGTCGGTCGAAAGAATCGGATTTAAAAGAGAAACTTCGCCACCTAAACTGAATTTAAGTCCCCCGTCGGGGTCAACCTGCCCGGCCAGGGCGGCCGTCACCAACAGACAACTACATATTAGACAGTTCTTGAAGTTGCGCCATTCCATTCCGTTTGTATCCTGTCAGCGTATATTTGCCGCTCGGATCATCGTAACTGTAAACGATCCGGCCGGCCGTGTCTGAATCGGAGTACTCCTTACCGGTGAACGGGTTTTTCGGAATACCGGCAACATATCCGCCGGCCATCAGATAGTCGCGGCAGAGCGAAGCCAGGGTAATGTTCTTGGCCATGGGATAAACATCATTCTCCATCTGGTAAGCTTCTACCGCCAGCTGGACGGTATGCATGACCCCCCGGACGGCCGCTTCCTTACCCCGGTCGCGCGCTCCCAACAAATTAGGGACCAGGAAAACCGAGAGCAAACCGATTATCCCGATAACGACCAGGACCTCAATTAACGTAAAACCTTTTTTCATACTAACCATCTCCTTATATTATAGGGTTTAGACAATAAAACTTCAATTCAAAGCTGAAATCATGTTCATCAGCGGGAGAAAAATCCCCATGACAACCAAGCCGACAAAGAGGCCG
It encodes the following:
- a CDS encoding peptide-binding protein, which translates into the protein MEWRNFKNCLICSCLLVTAALAGQVDPDGGLKFSLGGEVSLLNPILSTDNVSSAVESAIFSGLISFNENLEPVPDLAASWQVSRDGRTWTFKLRRDVLWHDGVPFTADDVVFTFNSILNPKVNSVRRSDYIIDGRPIVFRAVNKYTVQAVLPKPFAPFLTHAAMSVIPKHLLQGEDINTAKFNRRPVGTGPFIFQEWQTGDHITVRRNPDYYLGKPLLKQIVYKIIPDDNTALVALEAGEIDEAGIPPKDYTRMKSVKGIGVYESDVLLYVYLGLNLANPKFTDRRVGQALAYATDRKQLVGLIFRGLATPAYAPSAPISWAYSGEVAKYPYNQDKARQLLKEAGAENLEFTILVNQGNKEREKAAVILQQQYKKVGVKVKVRVMEWSSILKIVNAPKDPKDFEALIMGWSLGLDPDAYSIWHSSQYPKGFNFVKYKNPEVDRLLEEGRTTIDRGGRKRIYARIWKLIADDQPYIFLWYPKSVSGVNTRVGGLSKPGPAGMFLHLEKVFIKK
- a CDS encoding prepilin-type N-terminal cleavage/methylation domain-containing protein, which gives rise to MKKGFTLIEVLVVIGIIGLLSVFLVPNLLGARDRGKEAAVRGVMHTVQLAVEAYQMENDVYPMAKNITLASLCRDYLMAGGYVAGIPKNPFTGKEYSDSDTAGRIVYSYDDPSGKYTLTGYKRNGMAQLQELSNM